The Calditerrivibrio nitroreducens DSM 19672 genome window below encodes:
- a CDS encoding putative motility protein: MNIEAASNMKLSQYQYAYGVKMAKAALDLQKQQGAEVMKLIQSAPKISDSKNIIDLYA, translated from the coding sequence ATGAACATTGAAGCAGCAAGCAACATGAAACTTTCACAGTATCAGTATGCCTATGGTGTAAAGATGGCTAAAGCTGCCCTGGATCTGCAAAAACAGCAGGGTGCAGAGGTGATGAAGCTCATACAATCTGCCCCAAAGATTTCAGATTCAAAAAATATCATTGACCTTTACGCCTGA
- a CDS encoding AAA family ATPase: MKDLSPNAIIVKDLIRPDKIIETHISYVFIKGDDVYKMKKAVNYGFLDFTLSQYRRSYCYLEKELNERFSKGVYLDLLKVVRKNKGFDIVSIENTLPTVEYLVKMRRLDDKDFFSTKLKNGEITEEKGFNIGRQIAILFKNIKTDYATAKENGSYEIVRKNCEENFDQTSKYVNMFIPESDYQFIKKTTMKFLDENKQLFERRLEKGYVIDGHGDLRAEHVYFDGDDIGLIDCIEFNKRFRYNDVVSDFVFLCMETDYMGYVDISDSLLSGFMSIYDDDDSKRLINFYKCYRAFVRFKVGCFMLDGKDESWELYQDKLTEVKRMADLALSYAVNMFDTKSMIFYGMIASGKSKNGKFFSKRYAAKYLNSDVVRKELAGVKPTDRVFDGYNEGLYSDQMTERVYRTLADLANKSLNNCRMVVVDASFSKKRFLKEFLSIFKGEPLKVKFTAPDEIIYQRLDKRFEKDSVSDGRPEIYEKQKKEFEDIGADLTIVTTGEPDQNAFDIISQLKGCYEK; this comes from the coding sequence ATGAAAGATCTGAGTCCAAATGCTATTATAGTAAAAGATCTAATAAGACCTGATAAGATAATTGAAACCCATATTTCATACGTATTTATAAAGGGTGACGATGTTTATAAGATGAAAAAGGCCGTTAACTATGGCTTTCTTGATTTTACACTGTCCCAGTACAGAAGAAGCTACTGTTATCTTGAAAAAGAGCTCAATGAGAGGTTTTCAAAAGGGGTTTATCTTGATTTGCTGAAAGTAGTTAGAAAAAATAAGGGTTTTGACATTGTTTCTATAGAAAATACATTGCCTACTGTGGAATATCTCGTAAAGATGAGGCGACTTGATGATAAAGACTTTTTCTCCACGAAACTGAAAAATGGTGAGATCACAGAGGAAAAAGGTTTTAATATCGGTAGACAGATTGCCATTCTCTTTAAAAATATAAAAACAGATTATGCCACAGCGAAAGAGAACGGTTCATATGAGATTGTGAGGAAAAATTGTGAGGAGAATTTCGATCAGACCTCTAAGTATGTGAATATGTTTATTCCGGAATCAGATTACCAGTTCATCAAGAAGACCACCATGAAGTTTTTAGACGAAAATAAACAACTATTCGAACGAAGGCTTGAAAAAGGGTACGTCATAGATGGTCATGGGGATCTGAGGGCGGAGCATGTTTATTTTGATGGGGACGATATCGGTTTGATAGATTGTATCGAGTTTAACAAGAGATTTAGATACAACGATGTTGTGTCAGATTTTGTATTTTTGTGTATGGAGACAGATTATATGGGGTACGTTGATATATCAGATAGCCTCCTTTCTGGTTTTATGTCGATCTATGACGATGATGATAGTAAGCGTTTGATAAATTTTTATAAATGTTACAGAGCTTTTGTTCGTTTTAAAGTGGGTTGTTTTATGCTTGATGGAAAAGATGAAAGCTGGGAACTTTACCAGGATAAACTTACTGAAGTCAAAAGGATGGCTGATCTTGCATTGTCTTATGCGGTGAATATGTTTGATACAAAGTCGATGATATTCTACGGAATGATAGCTTCTGGAAAAAGTAAAAATGGTAAGTTTTTTTCGAAGAGATATGCGGCAAAATATCTAAACAGTGATGTGGTAAGAAAAGAACTTGCTGGGGTAAAGCCCACAGATAGGGTCTTTGATGGCTATAATGAAGGATTGTATTCAGATCAGATGACGGAGAGGGTTTATCGTACGCTGGCGGATCTTGCCAATAAATCGTTGAACAATTGCAGAATGGTGGTGGTGGATGCGAGCTTTTCGAAGAAACGTTTCCTGAAAGAATTTTTGAGTATTTTTAAAGGTGAACCTCTAAAAGTAAAATTTACTGCACCGGATGAAATTATCTACCAGAGATTGGATAAGAGGTTTGAGAAGGATTCAGTTTCGGATGGTAGGCCTGAGATCTATGAAAAACAGAAAAAAGAATTTGAAGATATAGGGGCTGACCTTACCATTGTTACCACTGGTGAACCTGATCAAAATGCCTTTGATATAATATCCCAATTGAAAGGATGTTATGAGAAATAA
- a CDS encoding metal-dependent transcriptional regulator: MEELTKSLEDYLEMILMLQKEHGSARVTDIAKRLNVKKPAVTNALKILSEKGLVEYSPYREVKFTSEGRELAENLLDKHKIITRFFTDVLDVEYSVAEDDACKVEHVISEGTFSRLESFLKFVLESDKNCIDIEKFKKECKN; encoded by the coding sequence ATGGAAGAGCTGACGAAAAGCCTTGAGGACTATCTGGAGATGATTCTGATGCTCCAAAAGGAACATGGTTCCGCAAGGGTGACAGATATAGCCAAAAGACTGAATGTAAAAAAACCAGCTGTGACAAATGCTTTAAAAATCTTATCCGAAAAGGGGCTTGTGGAATATTCCCCATACAGAGAGGTAAAGTTTACCAGTGAAGGTAGAGAATTGGCGGAAAACCTCCTCGACAAACACAAAATAATCACGAGATTTTTCACAGATGTCCTTGATGTTGAATATTCGGTGGCTGAGGATGATGCCTGTAAAGTGGAGCATGTGATAAGTGAGGGGACTTTCAGTCGTTTGGAATCATTTTTAAAGTTTGTTCTTGAGTCTGATAAGAATTGTATAGATATAGAAAAATTTAAAAAAGAATGTAAAAATTAA
- a CDS encoding manganese efflux pump MntP, whose translation MLTIIEIFLIAVAMSVDAFSVAFGIGCSYNTPRHYFRLSWHFGLFQFIMPILGSFLGRILLTWVGNINIIAALILFYIAYRMVKESFKDDEQKCSLNDPTRGWSLVVLSVATSMDALGVGVSLALYKGSIIFPSLIIGFVCAIGTLMGVYFGKISRHFTGKYAELFGATVLVVIGIKFLVV comes from the coding sequence ATGCTTACGATAATTGAGATTTTTCTTATTGCTGTTGCGATGAGCGTTGATGCTTTTAGTGTTGCCTTTGGGATAGGTTGTAGCTACAATACCCCAAGACATTATTTCAGACTTAGCTGGCATTTTGGACTTTTTCAGTTTATTATGCCTATTTTGGGGTCTTTTTTGGGTAGAATACTTTTAACGTGGGTTGGAAATATTAATATTATTGCTGCTCTCATACTTTTTTATATAGCTTATCGAATGGTAAAGGAGTCATTCAAGGATGATGAACAGAAGTGTTCGCTAAACGATCCCACCAGAGGCTGGTCTCTCGTGGTGCTTTCCGTTGCCACAAGTATGGATGCATTGGGGGTGGGGGTTTCACTTGCCCTTTACAAAGGTAGTATTATCTTTCCATCATTGATTATAGGTTTTGTGTGTGCCATCGGGACATTGATGGGGGTATATTTTGGGAAAATTAGTAGACATTTTACAGGTAAATACGCTGAGCTTTTCGGGGCTACGGTGCTTGTGGTTATAGGGATTAAATTCTTGGTGGTGTAA
- a CDS encoding alpha/beta hydrolase: protein MNKKPPYRLDRYPDLKNVDIAELVSIDKKRALSEGVSNSRNMPEFKKGERNVGILLIHGFTASPFEMSELGEYLNSKGFTIYNSRVVGHGSKSVYLDKLTYRDWYDSLKYGYFTLKNSCKKLFVIGQSMGGLLALNVAYYNDLDGVVLLSPALDILDSRFDFVPIAQYFVNSIEKEYSDTSNLKEYYYGERSVKGMVHLKYLIEYTWEHKDLLKKPILLFHSKFDDVVNYRGSVKFYNEVSVPKELVLIDDPKVKHILSSSLNPRKEEIYKKILDWLEANDVEK, encoded by the coding sequence ATGAATAAAAAGCCACCTTACCGATTGGATAGATATCCTGATTTGAAAAATGTTGATATAGCTGAGCTGGTATCGATTGATAAGAAAAGGGCTTTATCTGAAGGGGTATCGAATAGCAGAAATATGCCCGAATTTAAGAAGGGTGAACGCAACGTTGGGATTCTATTAATCCATGGTTTCACCGCCTCCCCTTTTGAGATGTCGGAGCTTGGGGAGTATCTAAATAGCAAAGGTTTTACCATTTACAATTCAAGGGTAGTGGGGCATGGTTCAAAATCGGTTTATCTCGATAAGTTAACCTACAGAGATTGGTATGATTCTTTAAAATATGGATATTTTACTCTGAAAAATAGCTGTAAAAAGCTTTTTGTAATAGGGCAGTCGATGGGTGGATTACTGGCACTAAACGTGGCGTATTACAATGATCTGGATGGTGTTGTTCTTCTATCCCCAGCCCTTGATATTCTGGATTCAAGATTCGACTTTGTTCCAATAGCACAGTATTTTGTAAATAGTATAGAAAAGGAATATTCCGACACATCCAACCTCAAAGAGTATTACTATGGGGAGAGGTCTGTTAAGGGGATGGTACACCTGAAGTATCTCATAGAGTATACATGGGAACATAAGGATCTACTAAAAAAACCGATACTTCTTTTTCATTCTAAGTTTGATGACGTGGTGAATTACCGTGGCAGTGTAAAATTTTATAATGAAGTTTCAGTTCCAAAAGAGCTTGTTTTAATTGACGATCCAAAAGTAAAACATATTTTATCGAGTAGTTTAAACCCCAGGAAGGAAGAGATATATAAAAAGATATTAGATTGGTTGGAGGCTAATGATGTTGAAAAATAA
- the proC gene encoding pyrroline-5-carboxylate reductase: MLKNKKIGFIGSGNMATALIKGLLKSEKIPAESVYASDVDMDKLEQLSNEFGINIIFKDNKKLVDDVDVVVLSVKPQIMEKVLRDISERVNDNKLLISIAAGISSQFVEETLGKKVRFIRTMPNTPALVLSGATGIAPGEHATEEDVKVAQEIFSAVGISVIVEEYQMDAVTGLSGSGPAYIFMIIEALSDAGVKVGLSRDISMKLAAQTVLGAAKLQIETRLHPGTLKDMVTSPGGTAIAGIHTLEQGGLRTTLINAVETATRRSIELGKKK, translated from the coding sequence ATGTTGAAAAATAAAAAAATCGGATTCATCGGTTCCGGAAATATGGCTACAGCCCTCATTAAGGGGCTTTTAAAGTCAGAGAAGATTCCGGCAGAGAGTGTATACGCCAGCGATGTGGATATGGATAAATTGGAGCAGTTGAGCAATGAATTTGGAATTAATATCATATTCAAAGACAATAAAAAACTTGTTGATGATGTGGATGTGGTGGTTTTATCTGTGAAGCCTCAGATAATGGAAAAGGTACTCAGGGATATAAGTGAAAGGGTAAATGATAATAAATTGCTTATTTCGATTGCCGCCGGGATATCCTCTCAGTTTGTGGAGGAGACATTGGGGAAAAAGGTACGTTTTATCCGTACTATGCCAAATACTCCGGCACTGGTTCTATCTGGTGCGACGGGGATAGCACCCGGGGAACATGCCACCGAGGAGGATGTGAAAGTAGCACAGGAGATATTTTCTGCAGTGGGTATATCTGTAATTGTTGAAGAATATCAGATGGATGCGGTTACTGGGCTTTCCGGTAGCGGGCCTGCTTATATTTTTATGATAATAGAAGCTTTGAGTGATGCTGGGGTAAAGGTGGGGCTTTCGAGGGATATCTCTATGAAGCTGGCTGCCCAGACTGTGCTTGGAGCTGCAAAACTGCAGATCGAGACGAGATTACATCCAGGTACGCTAAAGGATATGGTCACATCGCCGGGTGGCACAGCGATAGCAGGGATACATACACTGGAGCAGGGGGGACTTAGAACAACCCTCATTAATGCAGTTGAAACCGCCACCAGAAGATCTATAGAACTTGGTAAGAAGAAGTAG
- a CDS encoding ribonuclease Z: protein MRNNYLIKRVNSPFDDTAFFVRNIYKKDAFLFDCGRLGDITNSELLDVRDVFVSHTHMDHFYGFDRILRGCLRSEKPIRFYGPPNFINNVKGKLDGYTWNLIKSYPLTIEVYELGVKNIKKAVFSALNGFVPEYEKEVPKEELLGDRFQFDYCFFDHKTISIGYRIKEPVHINIKKNVLEKLNLKAGPWLTALKDRLISGKNTGDIEVDGKLYNVADLEKELVIYSEPQDITFITDIAPTYENFRKAVDFAKNSYILLIEAMFSKFDIVHAIEKAHLTIPIAKEIFFRSGSKFVKFFHFAPKYEHNRDHFMDELYDGMSEKII from the coding sequence ATGAGAAATAATTATCTTATAAAGAGGGTGAATTCTCCGTTTGATGATACTGCATTTTTTGTGAGGAATATATACAAAAAAGATGCATTTCTGTTTGATTGCGGCAGGCTGGGGGATATTACAAATAGTGAACTGCTTGATGTGAGGGATGTATTTGTTTCTCATACCCATATGGATCACTTTTACGGTTTTGATAGGATATTGAGGGGGTGTTTGAGGTCGGAAAAGCCGATAAGATTTTATGGCCCTCCCAATTTTATCAATAATGTAAAAGGTAAGCTTGACGGCTATACATGGAATCTTATCAAAAGCTATCCACTTACAATCGAGGTTTATGAGTTGGGAGTAAAAAATATCAAAAAAGCGGTTTTTTCTGCATTAAACGGATTTGTACCTGAGTATGAAAAGGAGGTTCCGAAGGAGGAACTTCTGGGGGATCGTTTCCAGTTTGACTATTGCTTTTTTGATCACAAGACTATCTCTATTGGTTATCGTATTAAAGAGCCTGTGCATATAAATATAAAAAAGAATGTGCTTGAAAAGTTAAATCTTAAAGCTGGTCCGTGGCTTACAGCGCTGAAAGATAGGTTGATCAGTGGTAAAAATACAGGTGATATCGAAGTGGATGGGAAGTTGTACAACGTGGCGGATCTTGAAAAGGAGCTTGTAATATATTCTGAACCTCAGGACATAACTTTTATCACCGACATAGCGCCTACTTATGAGAATTTCAGAAAAGCCGTGGATTTTGCAAAAAACAGTTATATTCTTCTTATTGAAGCTATGTTTAGTAAGTTTGATATTGTTCATGCTATTGAAAAAGCCCATCTAACAATACCAATAGCAAAGGAGATTTTCTTCAGATCCGGATCAAAATTTGTTAAATTTTTCCATTTTGCACCAAAATATGAGCATAATAGGGATCATTTTATGGATGAGCTTTACGATGGAATGTCAGAAAAAATTATTTGA
- a CDS encoding menaquinone biosynthetic enzyme MqnA/MqnD family protein, whose amino-acid sequence MLNIGEIQYANVYPIFYHLKQLNLPEFNFIRGVPSYLNRMMIEGVIDTSALSSIIYAKYPDRFLIIPEISISSINYVKSVVLFSHLPKDGLNGSKIYLTDESGTSVILLKIILKKFWGVEAEFINEEDGADAFLYIGDRALFNYYNGKFSHIFDLGKIWYENTGYPFVYALWLLNRGKVLEAEEFVKVLIDVKCRSKDNLSILIDRYMLEGLTSYQIIDYWETIDYNLTDKHIKGLLLYYRYAKELGILKEVPPLNFYF is encoded by the coding sequence ATGTTAAATATAGGTGAAATCCAGTATGCAAATGTTTATCCCATTTTTTATCATCTAAAGCAGTTAAATCTGCCGGAGTTCAACTTCATACGGGGTGTCCCTTCTTATCTTAATAGGATGATGATCGAAGGGGTGATAGATACCTCTGCTTTGAGTAGTATCATCTATGCGAAATATCCGGATAGGTTTCTGATAATTCCTGAGATATCGATAAGCTCCATCAATTATGTAAAGAGTGTAGTGCTGTTTTCTCATCTTCCTAAAGATGGATTAAATGGCTCTAAAATCTATCTCACCGACGAATCTGGCACAAGTGTTATTTTACTCAAGATCATATTGAAAAAATTCTGGGGTGTTGAAGCTGAGTTTATAAATGAAGAGGATGGGGCAGATGCGTTTCTCTATATTGGTGATAGGGCTTTATTCAACTATTACAACGGTAAATTTTCTCATATTTTCGATCTTGGCAAGATCTGGTATGAAAATACTGGCTACCCCTTTGTGTATGCCCTCTGGCTTTTGAATAGGGGGAAAGTTCTCGAAGCTGAAGAGTTTGTTAAGGTATTGATAGATGTGAAGTGCAGGTCTAAGGATAATCTTTCTATTTTGATTGACAGATATATGCTTGAAGGGTTGACTTCGTATCAGATAATTGATTATTGGGAGACAATCGATTATAATCTTACAGATAAGCATATAAAGGGGCTGCTACTTTATTACAGGTATGCAAAAGAGCTGGGTATTTTAAAAGAGGTTCCACCGCTGAATTTTTATTTTTAA
- a CDS encoding aspartate:alanine exchanger family transporter, translated as MDTVLHLFIIVTLGYLLGNVKFRGFSLDISAILVVALIAGYYGVTLPEDFKYFGLALFMYAVGLQTGPLFFETFKKNGIFFNILATGIICSIFLMIFISGKLLGFSKGALIGVFTGSMSSAPSLAAVLEHNYVSQASVFFGLTYPFGIISSVVFVRLIPTIFRINIQNEVSLYENQLVSSYEKLGGKNFLVTNENFSREKITKEQFEVMTGCFIERIEKSQNSQDRNIIELGDILRVVGTDQELKTAQLMLGQEIKEFVEFHDNMKVLRLLVTSKQVVGKKIGELKRLKALGGVITKIRRSGIDIKPNPGLTLMLGDKLYITVPENNADAVTEYIGNNLLAYPAGDFLPISIGIVLGIFIGKIPINLPVLGDFTLSFVGGVFITAVILGRLGRTGKLVWQLSPHSTSLLKTLGQLIFMAVIGANSGKFVVESIQKHGLLSIYVCVGAILFTLIIFVFMMRYFFKLNIIDVFGIFAGAMTSTPTLTMANEITKSDYPSISYASTYPFALIITMLLAQIVGVLL; from the coding sequence TTGGATACTGTACTTCACCTTTTTATAATTGTTACTCTTGGATATCTTTTGGGAAATGTAAAATTTAGAGGGTTTTCACTTGATATATCAGCCATTTTAGTGGTGGCTCTAATTGCTGGGTATTATGGTGTTACACTCCCTGAGGATTTTAAATACTTTGGTCTGGCTCTTTTCATGTATGCGGTGGGGCTACAAACGGGGCCACTCTTCTTTGAAACGTTTAAGAAAAATGGGATATTTTTTAATATACTGGCAACAGGGATAATATGCTCTATCTTTTTAATGATATTTATATCAGGAAAACTATTGGGTTTTTCAAAAGGTGCCTTGATTGGTGTTTTTACCGGAAGTATGTCCAGCGCTCCTTCCCTTGCGGCTGTTCTGGAGCATAATTATGTCAGCCAGGCATCGGTATTTTTCGGTTTGACTTACCCTTTTGGGATCATATCCAGTGTTGTTTTTGTAAGACTGATTCCGACAATTTTTCGCATAAATATTCAAAATGAGGTCTCTCTCTATGAAAATCAGCTCGTATCATCCTATGAGAAGTTGGGCGGTAAAAATTTTTTAGTGACAAATGAGAATTTTAGCAGAGAAAAGATAACAAAAGAGCAATTTGAAGTTATGACCGGTTGTTTTATAGAGAGGATAGAAAAATCACAAAACTCCCAGGATAGGAATATAATAGAATTAGGTGATATACTGAGGGTCGTGGGGACTGATCAGGAGTTAAAGACCGCCCAATTGATGCTTGGACAGGAGATAAAGGAGTTTGTGGAGTTTCACGATAATATGAAGGTGTTGCGGCTACTTGTCACTTCAAAGCAGGTGGTTGGTAAAAAGATTGGTGAACTAAAGAGATTAAAGGCCTTAGGTGGTGTGATTACGAAAATCAGGAGATCTGGGATCGATATCAAGCCAAATCCTGGATTGACACTGATGCTGGGGGATAAGCTTTATATTACTGTTCCAGAAAATAATGCAGATGCGGTGACTGAATACATCGGTAATAATCTTTTAGCTTACCCTGCTGGGGATTTCCTGCCGATATCCATCGGTATAGTGCTGGGTATCTTTATTGGTAAGATACCGATAAACTTGCCTGTTTTAGGTGATTTTACTTTAAGCTTTGTGGGTGGAGTATTCATCACTGCAGTCATACTGGGACGTTTGGGGAGAACTGGTAAGCTGGTCTGGCAGCTTTCACCCCATTCCACTTCCCTTCTTAAGACCCTTGGCCAACTCATTTTTATGGCTGTAATAGGGGCAAATTCCGGGAAGTTTGTGGTGGAATCTATTCAAAAGCACGGCCTTTTATCGATATATGTATGTGTTGGCGCTATACTTTTTACTCTTATTATTTTTGTGTTTATGATGAGATATTTTTTTAAGTTGAATATTATAGATGTTTTTGGTATTTTTGCCGGAGCGATGACATCCACACCCACACTTACGATGGCAAATGAAATTACAAAATCTGATTACCCTTCCATAAGCTATGCCTCCACTTACCCTTTTGCCCTTATCATTACTATGTTGCTGGCTCAGATTGTTGGAGTGCTTCTTTAA